One genomic segment of Tubulanus polymorphus chromosome 4, tnTubPoly1.2, whole genome shotgun sequence includes these proteins:
- the LOC141904148 gene encoding cilia- and flagella-associated protein 337-like, which yields MLLDSSFLLFTADSRKKYRQNLVIFSSSEMSLPQLLVRPPAQSVAPTRKDSSTIFKERRKASLRRKRRDSKSKTKDRKESKKMSKEEDQSFDRDGVGNIRLEEQFKLEHLQQLMDLFDSFKPADDEPGDQTRSILKFISRNDNKPKREPGCMNLQEFKDTIAEVLATDEYNDQLDKLFAKLDTSCDGYVDWNEFCTYMLLLYRENDYMQTKKEIPFRSEARIRHIVYNRQETSTKVIAVDNPLRYVSISKEGVLSIWDPVHMVIEKHFDIAPVEDDPRGQKRRFKTWFTDLTFLPNCHKIAIASTSRDIRFYDVSTGQYFEEFHLFALPDVPYSMDYHFNERNPNGESVFVYGDDAGALNVLYFTRPVSQLFDTPFMEEKKVQKIFMKDLGHHSKWVRHVVAMEVMPDIIKKVKYIPDNENIMCCCTNPRSSLVVWDIMRKKKTYIFRMNKGCETFDYNKNLNILVTGSPDHMVRIWNPYVTSKPTAILQGHLTGVIDVIIHERFGQVFSYSRDAAVKVWDTKEHSCLQTVQLKFPTSVHSRLPEHGYFPCRLIPPPANCLLVAANDYLGQLKLGQVEEVKSALPATHVTQLCSAIYNPYFRQVVTGADDSTVAIWDVDSGGKTLVFSNAHGDEEITCMVFDNTWRRLITAARNGTVKVWNSQNGHNLHKLEPVGDVEVTGIIPLADRRVILTVGWSRKLSVYDDSDPDNMYIKADTSWKGGQVHKDDILAIDFCPPNLLATASYDGELVLWSTETEKMYMRLRKGQPYKMSRQMESLHVTLVSNSRPSSRPGSKNSRPNSRHRKSHKPAEGDPVPVDKLLFLPSRYKNAKRNDGAILISSEAGVLKWWSIFGQKHELGEFYAPDKEDESVLAIDADSDNTTIATGDTQGNISLWDIADYCTFPRDMKVTTKPPLISSWKAHDSALVSVQIIDHDCGQFVLSASTDKTARLWSIEGYYIGTFGQKKLWNLKRRRTWAHPKDPWSVLDRGKVIPEGANAVDTDTPANADRPDTDDDDTNEQKEEADESPSPDHLETDGTRLDLIEEELDEENDDLPELPSVHVSSDTDDQRQRLKSKSLDSGGTAETGDFVIAFHKNRSQTFAFSSDTTRHKTLLGIRAERDLLRQKFSRQERRHYGDINIKTMSRMNGKVCSPFQALATPDITVIPIPRGLPVTPRMVSRGYTSTNMDEDSLQKMDLRYYYHEGDERGKSDGRRSHRLPAIRGRKGQPSVATMSRGITM from the exons ATGCTTTTGGACTCGTCGTTTCTGTTATTTACAGCAGATTCGCGCAAAAAATACCGCCAAAATCTGGTGATTTTTTCTTCGAGCGAAATGTCGCTTCCACAATTGTTGGTGCGGCCACCGGCACAGTCGGTGGCACCAACCAGAAAAGATTCATCGACTATATTCAAAGAAAGACGAAAAGCTAGTTTACGTCGGAAAAGAAGAGACAGTAAATCAAAGACTAAAGATCGAAAAGAATCTAAGAAAATGTCGAAAGAAGAAGATCAAAG TTTTGATCGTGATGGGGTTGGCAACATACGTCTTGAAGAACAATTCAAACTGGAACACTTGCAACAGTTGATGGACCTATTCGATAGCTTCAAACCGGCGGATGATGAACCTGGCGACCAAACACGGTCGATTCTTAAATTCATCAGTCGCAATGACAACAAACCGAAACGTGAACCGGGCTGTATGAATTTACAAGAGTTTAAAGACACAATAGCTGAGGTTCTGGCCACTGATGAATACAACGACCAGTTGGATAAACTATTTGCAAAG TTGGATACATCGTGCGATGGCTACGTAGACTGGAATGAATTTTGCACGTATATGCTACTGTTATACAGAGAAAATGATTACATGCAGACGAAAAAGGAAATTCCGTTCCGTTCCGAAGCTCGAATCCGGCACATTGTCTACAACAGG CAAGAAACCTCGACCAAAGTAATAGCGGTTGACAATCCCCTAAGATATGTGTCCATCAGTAAG GAAGGTGTTTTATCGATATGGGACCCGGTACACATGGTGATCGAGAAACACTTCGATATTGCACCGGTTGAGGACGATCCTCGTGGTCAGAAACGACGATTTAAGACCTGGTTTACGGATTTGACATTTCTACCGAACTGTCATAAAATCGCCATCGCCTCGACAAGTCGTGATATCAGATTCTACGACGTGTCGACTGGGCAATATTTTGAGGAATTCCATCTTTTCG CACTGCCTGACGTACCGTACTCAATGGACTATCATTTCAATGAACGA AATCCAAACGGAGAATCGGTATTCGTTTACGGCGATGACGCAGGCGCATTgaatgttttgtattttaccAGACCTGTCAGTCAATTGTTCGACACGCCTTTCATGGAAGAGAAAAAAGTTCAGAAGATATTCATGAAG GATTTGGGACATCATTCAAAATGGGTGCGTCACGTTGTGGCCATGGAAGTGATGCCGGACATTATAAAGAAAGTGAAATATATTCCCGATAATGAGAACATCATGTGCTGTTGTACAAATCCAAGAAGTTCTCTGGTCGTTTGGGACATAATGAGAAAGAAAAAGACGTATATATTCCGTATGAATAAG GGATGTGAAACGTTCGATTACAATAAAAatctgaatattttggttaccGGAAGTCCAGATCATATGGTCCGCATTTGGAATCCGTACGTTACCAGCAAGCCGACGGCTATACTTCAAGGTCATCTAACTGGTGTCATCGATGTCATTATACACGAACGATTTGGACAAGTTTTCAGTTATTCCAGGGACGCC GCTGTCAAAGTATGGGACACTAAAGAACACAGTTGTCTACAGACTGTACAGTTGAAATTCCCAACGAGCGTCCACAGCCGTCTACCAGAACACGGTTATTTTCCATGCCGTCTCATTCCACCTCCCGCTAACTGTCTCCTAGTCGCTGCTAATGATTACCTCGGACAACTCAAACTGGGACAGGTCGAAGAAGTCAAGAGCGCCTTGCCCGCTACACACGTCACACAGCTTTGCAGTGCCATTTACAATCCGTATTTTCGACAG GTTGTAACGGGTGCTGATGATTCGACGGTTGCAATTTGGGACGTCGATTCAGGGGGTAAAACGTTAGTATTCTCTAACGCTCACGGAGATGAGGAAATTACGTGTATGGTATTTGATAATACGTGGAGAAGGTTGATCACTGCTGCTAGGAATGGCACCGTCAAG GTCTGGAATTCCCAAAACGGTCACAATCTACACAAATTGGAACCTGTTGGTGACGTTGAAGTTACCGGTATTATACCACTAGCCGATAGACGTGTGATACTAACCGTTGGCTGGAGTAGAAAATTGAGTGTGTACGACGACTCGGATCCAGAT AATATGTACATCAAAGCTGATACGTCGTGGAAAGGAGGACAGGTTCACAAAGACGATATTCTAGCTATTGATTTCTGCCCTCCAAATCTTCTAGCCACAGCCAGCTATGACGGCGAACTGGTTCTATGGAGCACAGAAACAGAGAAAATGTACATGCGCTTACGAAAAGGGCAACCGTATAAAAT GTCTCGACAGATGGAAAGTCTTCACGTTACTTTAGTTTCCAACAGTAGACCGAGCTCTCGGCCCGGGTCGAAAAACTCCCGTCCAAATTCGCGACATAGAAAATCCCACAAACCGGCGGAAGG agATCCAGTGCCCGTAGATAAATTACTATTTCTACCTAGTCGATATAAAAACGCTAAACGAAACGATGGTGCTATACTTATATCAAGCGAGGCTGGAGTACTCAAATGGTGGAGTATATTCGGTCAAAAACACGAATTAG GTGAATTCTATGCTCCTGATAAAGAAGATGAATCCGTGTTGGCAATCGATGCTGATTCCGATAATACAACTATTGCTACTGGTGACACACAGGGTAACATTTCATTATGGGATATCGCAGATTACTGTACATTTCCCAGAGATATG AAAGTTACGACTAAACCGCCGCTGATTAGTAGCTGGAAGGCTCACGATAGTGCACTGGTCAGCGTTCAAATTATCGACCACGATTGTGGTCAATTCGTACTGTCCGCTTCTACTGACAAGACGGCGCGTCTCTGGTCAATTGAGGGCTATTACATCGGTACTTTCGGCCAG AAAAAATTGTGGAACCTCAAGCGCAGAAGAACGTGGGCACACCCCAAAGATCCTTGGTCAGTTCTTGATAGAG GTAAAGTTATTCCCGAGGGAGCCAATGCCGTGGACACCGATACGCCCGCTAACGCTGATCGACCAGACACTGACGATGACGACACAAACGAACAGAAAGAAGAAGCCGACGAGTCACCATCACCTGATCATCTAGAAACAGATGGTACTAGACTCGACTTGATCGAGGAAGAACTAGACGAGGAAAACGATGATCTACCCGAACTGCCATCTGTTCATGTCTCATCAGATACTGATGACCAAAGACAA AGGCTAAAATCTAAGTCACTGGATAGTGGTGGTACTGCTGAGACAGGGGATTTTGTCATCGCTTTTCACAAAAACCGATCACAGACATTTGCATTTAGCTCCGACACTACACGACACAAG ACGCTATTGGGTATTCGGGCAGAACGCGATT